The Kocuria sp. TGY1127_2 genome includes a window with the following:
- a CDS encoding FAD-dependent oxidoreductase: MSTPFPRIATPLAVGNLRLPHRIVMGSMHTGREHDATALGAFYAERARGGAGLMVTGGLAVNHAGSGGEDYVVLTDPAVIASLAEAVKAVHAENGLIAAQLFHAGRYAVGDWAVAPSPIPWGAARGIVPTELDEAGIRSTIDDFAAAAAAARAAGFDAVEIMASEGYLLNQFLSPLTNVREDAWGGDAGARMRFPLAVLRAVREAVGSDIPVIVRLSVEDLMPGSTVPEEVDAFALALADEGADALSMGVGWHESRVPTVQSSIPHGAWVAYGERVADVVHAVHPDLPFIASNRIVDLTEAEEILARGRVDAVAMARPFLADADLMARSLAGNASLVNRCIGCNQACIDRSMSFTPVSCLVNPRAGQESSFPLEPSPEPRSMAVVGGGPAGLAAAEDLVLRGHRVTVFESSPALGGQFKLAARVPGKEDYGVMVAAAEERLKRAGVRLELDHAPDAGELAGFDGVVLATGVRPRGIDLPGADQAHVIGYEKALRDGVAPGPVAIIGGGGIGVDVAASLVETEYPAWRWVGFAQRFDVEPTVLAPTSALAERRGTPRPAPRPGQQVTLMRRSGRFGQGTGKTTRWVNVGVLRDAGVSMLNDLDYVGITHDAVEISREGKTERIPANTVVVCAGQESSDPLSARLEATGVPFEVVGGAREARAVDAVRATSEGLAAARRLTAI; encoded by the coding sequence GTGAGCACTCCTTTTCCTCGCATCGCAACACCCCTCGCCGTCGGGAATCTGAGGCTTCCGCATCGCATTGTAATGGGCTCCATGCACACGGGCCGCGAGCACGATGCAACCGCCCTGGGCGCGTTCTACGCAGAGCGTGCCCGGGGCGGGGCAGGTCTGATGGTCACGGGCGGACTCGCAGTCAACCACGCCGGATCCGGTGGCGAGGACTACGTAGTGCTCACCGATCCGGCCGTGATCGCGAGCCTCGCGGAGGCCGTCAAAGCCGTACACGCCGAGAATGGGCTGATTGCCGCCCAGCTCTTCCACGCCGGTCGCTACGCGGTCGGCGACTGGGCCGTCGCGCCGTCACCGATCCCGTGGGGTGCGGCGCGCGGCATCGTTCCCACGGAGCTCGACGAGGCCGGGATACGCTCTACGATTGACGATTTTGCCGCAGCGGCCGCAGCGGCCCGAGCTGCTGGCTTCGATGCCGTGGAAATCATGGCCTCCGAGGGGTACCTGCTCAATCAATTTCTCTCCCCGCTGACCAACGTCCGAGAAGATGCCTGGGGTGGAGATGCCGGGGCCCGAATGCGCTTTCCACTTGCAGTCTTGCGGGCCGTGCGGGAGGCCGTAGGCTCGGACATACCTGTGATCGTCCGGCTCTCCGTTGAGGACCTGATGCCGGGCTCCACGGTTCCCGAGGAGGTCGATGCCTTCGCCCTGGCATTGGCGGATGAGGGAGCCGATGCGCTGAGCATGGGGGTGGGGTGGCACGAGTCCCGGGTCCCGACCGTACAGTCCTCGATTCCTCACGGTGCTTGGGTCGCGTATGGTGAGCGCGTCGCCGACGTCGTTCATGCCGTTCATCCGGATCTGCCTTTCATCGCCTCCAACCGCATCGTGGATCTGACCGAAGCCGAAGAGATTCTGGCCCGTGGTCGCGTCGATGCCGTGGCGATGGCCCGGCCTTTCCTCGCGGATGCGGACCTGATGGCCCGTTCCTTGGCCGGAAACGCCAGCCTGGTCAACCGCTGCATTGGGTGCAATCAGGCCTGCATTGACCGTTCGATGTCTTTTACCCCCGTATCCTGCCTGGTCAATCCGCGGGCGGGGCAGGAATCCAGCTTCCCGCTGGAGCCCTCGCCCGAGCCCCGTTCCATGGCTGTGGTAGGCGGTGGCCCGGCCGGGCTGGCCGCGGCCGAGGACCTGGTTCTCCGGGGTCATCGTGTAACTGTCTTCGAGAGTTCCCCCGCACTGGGCGGTCAGTTCAAGCTTGCCGCCCGGGTTCCCGGCAAGGAGGATTACGGGGTCATGGTCGCGGCGGCCGAGGAGCGGCTCAAGCGGGCAGGCGTTCGTCTCGAGCTCGATCATGCCCCGGATGCGGGCGAGCTCGCCGGTTTCGACGGCGTCGTGCTCGCAACCGGCGTCAGGCCTCGCGGTATCGATCTGCCCGGCGCCGACCAGGCCCATGTCATCGGTTATGAGAAGGCCTTGCGTGACGGAGTCGCCCCTGGTCCTGTGGCGATCATCGGCGGAGGCGGTATCGGCGTGGATGTGGCTGCCTCCCTGGTGGAGACCGAGTATCCCGCTTGGCGGTGGGTCGGTTTCGCGCAGCGATTCGACGTCGAGCCGACGGTTCTTGCCCCCACGAGCGCTCTCGCCGAGCGACGGGGGACCCCACGGCCTGCTCCCAGACCAGGCCAGCAGGTGACCCTCATGCGACGTTCTGGACGCTTCGGTCAGGGGACAGGCAAGACGACCCGATGGGTCAACGTCGGAGTACTCCGTGATGCCGGGGTCTCCATGCTCAATGACCTCGACTACGTGGGCATCACGCACGATGCCGTCGAGATTTCCCGCGAGGGGAAGACCGAACGGATCCCCGCTAACACCGTGGTCGTCTGCGCGGGCCAGGAATCCTCTGATCCGCTCTCAGCACGGCTCGAGGCCACGGGCGTTCCCTTCGAAGTGGTCGGCGGGGCACGAGAGGCGCGCGCCGTGGACGCCGTACGCGCGACGAGCGAAGGCCTGGCAGCGGCCCGCCGTCTCACCGCGATCTGA
- the dtd gene encoding D-aminoacyl-tRNA deacylase, whose product MRIILQRVERASVTVSDEVVGGIQEPGLLALVGITHHDGDAEIAKLAEKTWNLRLLDGEKSCADEAAPVLAVSQFTLYGDVRKGRRPSWSKAAPGAVSEPLFNQYVSALRELGARVETGRFGADMKVELVNDGPFTVILDSEDLL is encoded by the coding sequence ATGCGAATAATTCTGCAGAGAGTCGAACGCGCGAGTGTCACGGTTTCAGATGAGGTCGTGGGAGGAATCCAAGAGCCTGGTCTCCTCGCCCTCGTCGGAATCACTCACCACGACGGAGACGCCGAAATCGCCAAGCTCGCGGAGAAGACTTGGAACCTCAGGCTTCTGGACGGTGAGAAATCTTGCGCCGACGAGGCGGCTCCGGTTCTCGCGGTCAGCCAATTCACTCTCTACGGTGATGTCAGGAAGGGGCGGCGTCCGTCGTGGTCCAAGGCGGCCCCAGGGGCCGTATCCGAACCGCTTTTCAATCAGTATGTCTCGGCCCTTCGGGAATTGGGCGCGAGGGTTGAGACCGGCCGATTCGGAGCGGATATGAAGGTAGAACTCGTCAACGACGGCCCATTTACCGTGATTTTGGACAGTGAGGACCTTCTCTGA
- a CDS encoding acyl-CoA dehydrogenase family protein, which translates to MVDNNTLNLGEFLDEVRAWVAGPGEEWAERIEDTGTVPDELVTELRERGWLSLAAPQELGGAGMSFSDYLQVLEAISKSHASIRMLVHVNNGTWRAMAPYASPELRDEVLIPAVKADKRVAFTLTEHDRGSGADIGTTVRREGDEYVMNGEKHLITFGVKADYLLITARLEGTSGKDGLVSFTMPNHLPGAEVIDDSETMGVRGTDHATLRFEETRFPARYRLGAEGQGLEIALGGFLTPSRVGVAMSCVGLAERAQELAIEYANERVTFGKPLAKRQAIQFMLSENYARLAAAKALVMQAARAYEVGAPDAGELSSAAKLTAVDMLTFVTDNALQVHGGRGYWKKNPIERVYRDARAQRFEEGTNEIQKQVISRGVLSGTVSTEGGQW; encoded by the coding sequence ATGGTCGATAACAACACCCTGAACCTTGGCGAGTTCCTGGACGAGGTGCGAGCTTGGGTCGCCGGACCCGGCGAGGAATGGGCCGAACGCATCGAGGACACCGGCACGGTACCGGATGAGCTGGTGACCGAACTTCGCGAGCGTGGATGGCTGTCCCTCGCGGCCCCGCAGGAACTCGGTGGGGCCGGGATGTCCTTCTCCGATTACCTTCAGGTTCTGGAAGCGATTTCCAAGTCCCACGCATCCATTCGAATGCTCGTGCACGTGAACAACGGGACGTGGCGGGCGATGGCTCCTTACGCCTCCCCGGAGCTGCGGGATGAGGTCCTCATTCCCGCGGTCAAGGCAGACAAGCGCGTGGCCTTCACCCTGACCGAGCATGACCGCGGATCGGGAGCCGATATCGGCACGACGGTTCGCCGCGAAGGCGACGAATACGTGATGAATGGTGAAAAGCATCTGATCACCTTCGGGGTGAAAGCCGATTACCTGCTGATCACCGCACGCCTGGAGGGAACCTCCGGCAAGGACGGACTCGTGAGCTTCACGATGCCCAATCATCTGCCCGGCGCGGAGGTCATTGACGACTCCGAGACGATGGGTGTGCGCGGAACCGATCACGCGACCCTGCGCTTCGAGGAGACACGTTTCCCGGCCCGCTATCGCCTCGGCGCGGAGGGGCAAGGTCTCGAGATCGCCCTCGGCGGATTCCTGACCCCCAGCCGGGTCGGAGTGGCCATGAGTTGCGTCGGGCTGGCCGAACGTGCCCAGGAACTCGCCATCGAATACGCGAACGAGCGTGTGACCTTCGGGAAGCCGTTGGCCAAGCGCCAGGCGATTCAGTTCATGCTCTCTGAGAACTATGCGCGCCTTGCCGCGGCCAAAGCGCTGGTGATGCAGGCGGCTCGTGCCTACGAGGTTGGCGCTCCGGACGCCGGCGAGCTCTCTTCCGCTGCGAAACTCACCGCCGTGGATATGCTCACTTTCGTGACCGACAATGCCCTGCAGGTTCATGGCGGCCGCGGATACTGGAAGAAGAACCCCATCGAACGCGTCTACCGGGATGCCCGTGCCCAGCGTTTCGAAGAGGGAACCAACGAGATTCAGAAGCAGGTAATCTCCCGAGGCGTCCTCTCGGGAACCGTCTCTACCGAAGGAGGACAGTGGTGA
- a CDS encoding DoxX family membrane protein produces the protein MMTVPPLIAAVVLLLVRAVLAVAFFREFWVKAKDVRGFAKNDGLNVPAAWFVTVAELAAALSFTTGVLAQWAGIGVILLMMITTSMHVFKWHSTYWASSGGPEYDLLLLCLAAVVLAFGAGSIAIPTLFGY, from the coding sequence ATGATGACTGTTCCACCGCTCATCGCAGCGGTTGTTCTTTTGCTGGTACGTGCCGTGCTCGCCGTGGCGTTTTTTCGTGAGTTCTGGGTGAAGGCCAAGGACGTCCGCGGCTTTGCGAAAAATGATGGTCTCAATGTTCCGGCGGCGTGGTTCGTCACCGTTGCCGAACTCGCCGCGGCGCTATCCTTCACGACCGGTGTTCTGGCGCAGTGGGCCGGAATCGGAGTGATCTTGCTGATGATGATCACGACGAGCATGCATGTTTTCAAATGGCACAGCACGTACTGGGCATCGTCCGGTGGGCCGGAATATGACTTACTCTTGCTGTGTTTGGCTGCGGTCGTCCTGGCTTTCGGAGCAGGGTCCATCGCCATCCCGACTCTGTTTGGATACTGA
- a CDS encoding SDR family oxidoreductase — MSESPRVIVITGASRGIGRLLAQRLGAQGAHLVINYKANSELAEESLAAVREAGGGGITVQADVESPEGVDELFAAVDAAYDHVDAFVANAAASAFKPVKDLKVHHLDRSYAMNVRSFVLGAQRAAERMRDGGKIVYMSSYGSHSAFPTYAALGAAKAMGEQYMRYMAVEFGPRNITVNAVNGGLIDTDSLDFFYNKVPGMADIDSVVEKLPLGRPATAEDMAQAALFLLSEQAGYITGQVLNVDGGLSVIAPPYWADTKEPLREAVFGQE, encoded by the coding sequence GTGAGCGAATCTCCTCGCGTCATCGTCATTACCGGGGCCAGCCGAGGAATCGGCAGGTTGTTGGCCCAGCGGCTAGGTGCGCAGGGTGCCCATCTGGTCATCAACTACAAGGCCAATTCCGAACTCGCTGAGGAGTCTCTTGCGGCCGTGCGTGAAGCGGGCGGTGGCGGGATCACGGTCCAGGCCGACGTCGAGTCCCCCGAGGGCGTCGACGAGCTCTTCGCGGCAGTGGATGCCGCTTATGACCATGTGGATGCGTTCGTAGCCAATGCCGCGGCCTCTGCATTCAAACCGGTCAAAGACCTGAAAGTTCACCATCTGGACCGAAGCTACGCGATGAACGTCCGCAGTTTCGTGCTCGGGGCGCAGCGCGCCGCCGAACGCATGCGTGACGGCGGAAAGATCGTCTACATGTCCAGCTACGGATCGCATTCAGCCTTCCCGACGTACGCGGCCCTCGGAGCCGCCAAGGCCATGGGCGAGCAGTACATGCGTTACATGGCCGTCGAGTTCGGTCCGCGCAATATCACTGTCAACGCCGTCAACGGCGGCCTGATCGACACGGACTCCCTGGACTTCTTCTACAACAAGGTCCCGGGCATGGCAGACATCGACTCCGTGGTGGAGAAGTTGCCGCTGGGCCGCCCGGCCACCGCTGAGGACATGGCCCAAGCGGCGCTGTTCTTGCTTTCGGAGCAGGCCGGATACATCACGGGCCAGGTGCTTAACGTCGACGGTGGACTGTCCGTGATCGCCCCGCCCTACTGGGCCGACACCAAGGAACCCTTGCGCGAGGCGGTGTTCGGGCAGGAGTGA